One window from the genome of Bubalus kerabau isolate K-KA32 ecotype Philippines breed swamp buffalo chromosome 17, PCC_UOA_SB_1v2, whole genome shotgun sequence encodes:
- the SIAH1 gene encoding E3 ubiquitin-protein ligase SIAH1 isoform X2: MSRQTATALPTGTSKCAPSQRVPALTGTTASNNDLASLFECPVCFDYVLPPILQCQSGHLVCSNCRPKLTCCPTCRGPLGSIRNLAMEKVANSVLFPCKYASSGCEITLPHTEKADHEELCEFRPYSCPCPGASCKWQGSLDAVMPHLMHQHKSITTLQGEDIVFLATDINLPGAVDWVMMQSCFGFHFMLVLEKQEKYDGHQQFFAIVQLIGTRKQAENFAYRLELNGHRRRLTWEATPRSIHEGIATAIMNSDCLVFDTSIAQLFAENGNLGINVTISMC, from the coding sequence ATGAGCCGTCAGACTGCAACAGCATTACCTACTGGAACCTCAAAGTGTGCGCCGTCCCAGAGGGTGCCTGCCCTGACGGGCACAACTGCCTCCAACAATGACTTGGCGAGTCTCTTCGAGTGTCCGGTCTGCTTCGACTATGTGTTACCACCCATTCTTCAGTGCCAGAGTGGCCATCTCGTCTGTAGCAACTGTCGCCCAAAGCTCACATGTTGTCCGACTTGCCGGGGCCCGCTGGGATCCATTCGCAACTTGGCTATGGAGAAAGTGGCCAATTCAGTCCTTTTCCCTTGTAAATATGCCTCTTCTGGATGTGAGATAACTCTGCCACACACAGAAAAAGCAGACCACGAAGAGCTCTGTGAGTTTAGGCCTTACTCCTGTCCGTGCCCTGGTGCTTCCTGTAAATGGCAAGGCTCTCTGGATGCTGTCATGCCGCATCTGATGCATCAGCATAAGTCCATCACAACCCTGCAGGGAGAGGACATAGTTTTCCTTGCTACAGACATTAATCTTCCTGGTGCTGTTGACTGGGTGATGATGCAGTCTTGTTTTGGCTTTCATTTCATGTTGGTCTtggagaaacaggaaaaatatgaTGGTCACCAGCAATTCTTCGCAATTGTACAGCTGATAGGAACACGCAAGCAAGCTGAAAATTTTGCTTATCGACTTGAGCTAAATGGTCATAGGCGGCGATTGACTTGGGAAGCCACTCCTCGATCTATTCATGAGGGAATTGCAACAGCCATTATGAATAGTGACTGCCTAGTCTTTGACACCAGCATTGCACAGCTCTTTGCAGAAAATGGCAATTTAGGCATCAATGTAACTATTTCCATGTGTTGA
- the SIAH1 gene encoding E3 ubiquitin-protein ligase SIAH1 isoform X1 — protein MTGKSPLPFLYSWRGVLLTCLPASGTRKRKEMSRQTATALPTGTSKCAPSQRVPALTGTTASNNDLASLFECPVCFDYVLPPILQCQSGHLVCSNCRPKLTCCPTCRGPLGSIRNLAMEKVANSVLFPCKYASSGCEITLPHTEKADHEELCEFRPYSCPCPGASCKWQGSLDAVMPHLMHQHKSITTLQGEDIVFLATDINLPGAVDWVMMQSCFGFHFMLVLEKQEKYDGHQQFFAIVQLIGTRKQAENFAYRLELNGHRRRLTWEATPRSIHEGIATAIMNSDCLVFDTSIAQLFAENGNLGINVTISMC, from the exons ATGACTGGGAAGTCTCCCTTACCTTTTCTGTACTCCTGGAGAGGCGTCTTGCTCACTTGTTTACCAGCATCTgggacaaggaagagaaaag AAATGAGCCGTCAGACTGCAACAGCATTACCTACTGGAACCTCAAAGTGTGCGCCGTCCCAGAGGGTGCCTGCCCTGACGGGCACAACTGCCTCCAACAATGACTTGGCGAGTCTCTTCGAGTGTCCGGTCTGCTTCGACTATGTGTTACCACCCATTCTTCAGTGCCAGAGTGGCCATCTCGTCTGTAGCAACTGTCGCCCAAAGCTCACATGTTGTCCGACTTGCCGGGGCCCGCTGGGATCCATTCGCAACTTGGCTATGGAGAAAGTGGCCAATTCAGTCCTTTTCCCTTGTAAATATGCCTCTTCTGGATGTGAGATAACTCTGCCACACACAGAAAAAGCAGACCACGAAGAGCTCTGTGAGTTTAGGCCTTACTCCTGTCCGTGCCCTGGTGCTTCCTGTAAATGGCAAGGCTCTCTGGATGCTGTCATGCCGCATCTGATGCATCAGCATAAGTCCATCACAACCCTGCAGGGAGAGGACATAGTTTTCCTTGCTACAGACATTAATCTTCCTGGTGCTGTTGACTGGGTGATGATGCAGTCTTGTTTTGGCTTTCATTTCATGTTGGTCTtggagaaacaggaaaaatatgaTGGTCACCAGCAATTCTTCGCAATTGTACAGCTGATAGGAACACGCAAGCAAGCTGAAAATTTTGCTTATCGACTTGAGCTAAATGGTCATAGGCGGCGATTGACTTGGGAAGCCACTCCTCGATCTATTCATGAGGGAATTGCAACAGCCATTATGAATAGTGACTGCCTAGTCTTTGACACCAGCATTGCACAGCTCTTTGCAGAAAATGGCAATTTAGGCATCAATGTAACTATTTCCATGTGTTGA